The Desulfosalsimonas propionicica DNA window TAGTTGTCCGCTACGAATACCATGCAGAGAATTTCCTTGCTATGGTTCAACTTGCATGCGCTTTAATTTTGTTTCGGTTTTTTTGAGATGGCTTCGATTTTCAAATGATAGCTAAACGAAGTAAAATAGAGATAAGAAGTCTTGCTGGTAGAAACGGCAAATTCGTGACGAAAGTAACCTTCGGTGATGAGGATGAGGACTTTGGGAAAAAATTTTTCGATTACTCTTAGCTCTAATCCTAAAGCAGACGAATTCCTATAAGCTTTTAACAATCTTGAAAACAGATCTTTTTCAGTCTTAGAATTGGCGAAGGAGGCTGGACTAATAATAGAATATGAAAAGAAAAAATAATTACTTTCCAATCTAGTAACCTCATATTTCGCTTGTTCGGCTACGGCACCGGAAGGAATGAGCGTATCAAATCCAGAAGAGAGTAAACGTAGTAACTCATTAAACCAAAAAGAGACATATCATGAAAGAAAGCTATCGCACTGACCTGAAGGCACATGTGCTGACCAATCAGGCCAACCGTGTGCGCGCCATCCGACATACGCAAGAGTATTGGGAGAGCCCCACAGGCGGCGGCCTGATGACTGCCGCTTCCCATTTGCGCCAGTTCGCAGGCATCTACGAAATTCCGACCACGAAATTCGACCGGCTGGAAATCAAAGTGACATACCTCGATCCGCGCGAGCAAGGTGAGGAATACAGGCTATCGGAGGAACGATATCAGTTCGATTCGGAGACCTTCGGCTTCTACCAGACCTTTCTGAACGTGCCCGTTTGGCGCGCCGGATTGAAGATGACGCTCAAGCAGGGGCCGAACCGAGTGATCAGGTCAAAGGACACCTCACAGCAGGGTGTCAATGCCAAGATGCCGTCCAAACGGACCATAGATCGCTATCGAAATATTTTCACCGGCTCCAACATTGCGACCGCCCAACGCCGTGCGGTCATGGCCCAGCCCGACCTAAAGGCGGCAACGCTTGCCGCGGGTGAAAGCGCCGAGGCGGAGAGTGAGGGCGAGAACCTCGTCCGCGGCTTGATCACCCTTAAAGATGATTCCGAAGATCGGAAGGTCGGCGTGCGGCTGATCCGAGGCCGTTTCTGGATTTACCGCTACGATGCTGACGCGCGCATGCCTGAGCATGACGCACCCGATGGTCCGATCGTGAAGGAACAAGCGGATGCCAACACCCGCCGTCGTCGCAGAATCAGTGGGCAAGAGGTTCACAACGGTCATCTTCCCCCGTTCGACATCCCCGACGTCGACCCCAAGATCAAGGACGGCACCTATTATATGGTCGCCGAAATCACTTTCGAGGTGCTTGCGGGCGGCGAACGCCAGGTTTGGCGGGCTTTGGTGGAACTCAATACCAACTCAATCCTCTATCTGCGCCCGATGTCAGCGCACGTCAACGGTTATGTTTACGAGAATGACCCGATCACACAGTCCGGCAGTACCACCCCGGACAGCGACTCAAATAACGCGACGCTGAATCCCTATCGTTACGACGTCCCTTTACAGAACCTTGATGCGCCGGTGAACGGCACACAGTCGCTGTCGGTTTCCTTCGCCGAGGTGACCCAGATCGAGGGAGCAGATATTACGCCGCCGACAGAATCGACGGGTACCGACTTCGACTATGCAGTGCGCACGAAGGACTTCGCCTCGGTAAACGGTTACTTCCATGTTGCTCGGATCTTCCGCACACTGCAGGACTTGGGCTTCAACGTATCGACTTACATGTCCAACACCGTTTTCCCGATCCCTGTGGACATCCGCTGCTTCGATGCTATCAACGCACACTGCGTCGGCGACGGCATAGACGGGATCGGACACACAGGCTACGGCCTGATGGACACGACTGACACCACCAATCCATTGGGCCGGGCCTGCGATCCTCGAGTACACCTCCATGAAGTGCTGGGCCATGGGGTACTCTACGAGGCAGTGGACAGCCCCAACATGGGCTTCACCCACAGTGCAGGAGATTCGCTATCGTTAATCTATTTCGACCCGGATTCTCAATGCAAGGGGGTGGACGGATCACCGCTGGGTAAGCCCGGCGACCTGCGGTTTACTTACGTGCCATGGCACCCGTCCCTCAACCGGCGGTGCGACCGGAATGTAGCTGACGGTTGGGCCTGGAATGGGTCTCGCGACAACGGTGGGTACGGGTCTGAGGAGATTCTCGCGACCACTCTGTTCAACTTCTACCGCTCGATCGGGGGAGATCACCAGAACCTCGGTCGGCGGCAGTTTGCCTCGCGCATGGCGATGTATCTGATTCTGCGGGCCATCGGAAACCTGACACCGGCGACGGACGGGACGATAACCACAGCGGGAGATCCGCCCGACGTAGATGTTTATATCGATGACGGGCGGGCGGGCGAGTACCCGTTCCAGCACGTACACTGGCATACCACTACAATCTGGAATCGTCGTGCGGCAGATGACATCGACGCGCATCAGGAGCCTGAGTTGGATTTGACCAACTACGCATACGTCAAAATCAAGAACCGAGGTACGCAACAAGCCCAGAACGTTGTCGTTTACGGATACCACACCAAGCCCGGTGCTGGACTGAACTGGCCTGTCGACTTCGACCCCTTCACTACCGCATCGATCAACGTGGGCACTGTCAACGCCAACAACACGCAGGAGGTAGTGGTCGGGCCGTTCGAATGGACGCCTAACATCAATGCTTATGGCCACGATTGCATGCTGATAGTGGCTACGGCGGACGGTGACGCATCGAACAAGGTCAATAAAGACGATTGCTGCTGATTCTGAAAGTAGCCGTTATAACAGGAGTAGTGCTCATGGCTCAATCCTCTGAATTCGATACGGAGAAAAATTCCGCAGAGGTCCAGACCAACCAATCTGCAGAAGCTCACCAACTTTATAAGTTCTCGTTTTCGCAGGGTTTTGCGGTAATCTTGACAGGCATTGGAATCGGATGGTTAATGGGCTTATCCATTTCTCCCGTTGTCGGCGTTGTAATCACCTCTTTGCTTACTCTTTCCGGAGCTGCAGTAACCGCTTTTCGGCAAGAACTGCCGAAAAGCCTTAAAAACCGGACCAATAACGCTTGGCCAATCGCAATCCTTACGATAGGCTTGGCTGTTGGTGCAAGCTTTGGCATTTTCGCCAGAACACACGATATTTTTGGATTGGACTATCAAACTACCATCAATGGTAAAGAAGAGACCGTCCCAAAAAGCTCTTTGTCTAAAAATCTGGTAAGCAAGACTGTTCTTTTTAATTTGACCTCGGATGAGTGCGGAGAAATGTTAATCGCCGGACCTCAGAAAATTCGTTCAATATTTAAAACTTCTTCGCATGAAGAGATACGAATTTTAGGAGATATTATTGATGATCATGAGACATTGGTGATTATAGCGGAGGCATTATGCGAAAAATAGCTTTGCTTATATCATTTTTTGTATTCTTTTTATCACCTGCTGGCGCCAAGGATTATCCACAAGTTTTTCAGATAGTGGCTGACGATTGCTCGCAAGGGCCTCGCAGAGTACAGACCGGTTTTCTCGCGGAGGGCTATGATGGCATTCTAACGGCGCTTCACGGAGTTGTTGACTGCAATATCTTCCATGCTCGACCTACTGTCGGTGATCCTGTTTCAGGGCTTGAGATCGTAAAAGTCGATGTTGAACGGGATGTGGCTCTGCTTGGCTCTGATAGTTTTGATGTCTCTGATTATTCGGTGCTCCCCGTTGGTCCGATACCAGAGCAGGGAGACAAGCTACGGGTTGTCGGGTATCCACAAGCATTACTTGATCAGCACCGTATTGACTTGACCCTTGAGAGCAATCGCAAATATTTGGAGAACTTGTTGCCTTCCAATGATCAAAGCTTGATTCAAGATCTTCTCATACGCGCAAGCCCGGCTATTGGTATTTCAATCCTGAGCCTGACTGGTGACATTCAGCCTGGGCACTCTGGCGCACCTATCTTAGATCTAAAAGACCGAGTTATTGGGATTGGCAACGGCGGCCTTAAGGGCGGTACTGTCGGTATCGGTTGGGGAATTCCGATAGATTCACTGGATCTAGTTGAAAAAAATGATCGGCAAACAAGGATTTCAACGCTGCGAAAACAGAGCCTCACATTACTTTTCGATATTACGTCTGCAGTAGAGCTGAGCTTCTCTGCAAAACCCGAAATGGTTAAGCCTGGAAGCGAAGTGATTTTGGAGTTGAGCAAAAAAATTAAGTCCGGGTTGGTGTTTTTAGGCGATAGAGGCCCGCTTCCCAAGAGGACTTTAGATGGCGGAGAAAAAATTATTATTACAGTGCCAGGGGACATGAAGAGCGGATTCTATCATATCGAGATACGACAAGGCGGCATGCAAATTTTGTCTGAAAACAAGGTTAAAGTTGAGAACTGGATAGATTCGTTTAACTTTTACATCAGGCCCCAGAATGCCAAAACCGGTAGCGATGTAACGCTTCATCTCAACTACCCAGCGCCTAGCAGATACTTCCAAATTTTTATTAAAGGTAATTATGGTAGAGTCGACAGAAAGCTTTACAGAAAGGAGACACTTGGAGGCGGACGCCAGATTATCGTGACAATACCTGATGATATCATGGACTCCAAATACTACATCGAGCTTAAAAGTGGTAGGCGAAGTTTCACGGCGCCCGTTTATGTGGATAAACCAAGAAGTCATCGTGCGCCTCCGGCTAATTAGTGACCGAACGAAAACCCCGATTTTGAGTTCTCCGGGGGCAAAATTTTGCCGAACTTGCTTCCATCAAGAATAATTTTTCGGCACGATATTGCTCAAGTTGACAAAAACTTTATTTTTAATTGTAAAAAGCTATATTTTAAGGCCTTTGAGGCGCAACTATCCATTTGAAAGCATTAAAATCAGTCGATTTGGTCGGACGTGATGGAACTAAGATCCCGGCCTTTAAAATGGGTATCAAGCCGGACCAGAAAAAGCCGGTAATTCTTGACCGTATTTTTTTCCCGCGTTCATTTTCTGGTACGCCATGAAATTGGTGATGGCTTGTGAAAGCAGCATGGTGAACTCCTTTTGTTTAAAGTTTGGGTTTTCGCCGCCACCCAGCCAGTTACAATAACATGGCGGATTCAAGGCGCAAATCCGGGAAGGCCCAGGAATATTGTTTTGGCCATCAATGTGGCTTTTAAACAACCCCCGTCAAATGTAGGCTGCCATATCCATGTTGTAAGGCCCCACTTTCCAAATCCCTTATCCCACCTTTTAATCCAGCGACGATCAATCGCCAGGGAGTATTTGACATTTCTGACTAAAATCACTATGGAACATGAAATTTTAGGCAGAACTCAATCAATACCTACATCAGAACCACAAATAAAGAAGGAGGTGCCTCCATGGCACAGAAAAAGCAGGAGCCCAGTTTTGATTCACTGATCAGGTTGTTTATCGAAAAATACGATATTGCGACCAAACAAGATATCAATCAGTTAGCCAGTAAAATGGATGCGCTGGAAAAGGCCCTTTCAAAGGCGCCGCAGCCGAAAAAAACCGTTACAAAGTCGCAAAAAAAATGGACAGCTGCTGAAACTGTCTTGGATGCGATCAAGGACGCTGGCGATGACGGCGCCAGTCTTTCCGATATCAAGGCCAAAACGGGTTATGAAAGTAAGAATTTGCATAATGTTGTGCATCGGTTGAATAAGGATGGGAAAATCAGCCGAAAGAAAAGAGGCGTGTACGTGGCAGGATAATTTGAATGGGTTTGGTTGCGGCTTCAGATCAGGTCTGAACTAAGTCACCTTATGCCAAATGAAAACCCCCTGGATTAGAAAGAATCCAAGAGGCAAATTCAAAAAATGGTAATTCACCAATTACGGGGCTCAAGCACCAATAGCCTTTGACCATTTCCCAAAAACATTAGCCAAACCGTCACCGACAAACCCCTGGACAACTCCGTAATCCTGCAGATAGATTCCCCCTTTTATGACATTTTCAACAAAGGAATCTTCCCTGCGAACTTTATCCAATTCTTGCTGATCTCCTTTTATAAAAACGAATCCATTCAGATTGCCGCCGTGAGCCGTAAGAAGTACCGGATCAAAGCTTTCAATGCGTCCCTCAGTCCGGAGTTTTTCAAAATATTCCATGGAATCCTGCCAAAGTTTCATTGCCTGCTGTTCTTTTCCTGGTACAGGCCTGTTCCAACCAATAAATATTGCACCATTTGCTGCCATGGTTCACCTCCTTGAATCCTTGGATGATGGTAATTACGGATGGCAAGATCTCTTTTTGACCTTTGTGGTATGAAAACAGCGGAGTTTAACCGAGATCTTTTCATCCCACCTGAGAAGGACGAGCACCGTCTCCTCCTCTTTGAAACCATAAAACCAGTCAATCCGCTTAAGAATAGTGAACTGAAATGACACCGGTGAGCCGATCCGATTGACTGACTGTCATTTCACAGCATACATATCGCAAATGATCGCGGAACGATCGGCAGAGATCCTGCCGATTCCCAAGCAAAAAATTCGGTTCAGCCAGGTGTAATCCGGATGCGCTGTAAGTAGCACTGGCCTGCATCGGACATGGGATTCTTCTTGTGAGACTTCTCCTTTAAGCAGCTTTTCGTAAGGGTTTTCTCCAAAGTCAGTCATTCCGGTATAGAAAGTGTAAATAAGGGCCCCGTCCTCGGTGTTCATCGTCGCACGAACGTTTAGAAGTCCGACACCATCAGGCCGAATCGTCAACCAATCTCCACCTACAGGCAGAATTTCACCTTGTATATTCGGCCCAAACACCTCGCCACCAGTAACATAGACATGTACCTTCAATCCTTCGGGTGTCGGACCGATAAGTTCCATAGGCCCAATGTCGCCCGGTAAGATCCGTCCCAGTCTTACGCCTGGTTTGGCTTTCTCATAATCCTTATATTCGTCCGGAAAACCCGGGTGTCAAATCTTTTTGTGCAAAATTTTAAAATATTTTTCTGATTCCGCAAAAATGCACCTTCGGTCATAAGGGCGCAAAAGGACGATCTTTGCCGGGCCCTGGACGGGTTTGGAATGGAACTGGCCTGCCATTTGCCCACCTTTGTGCCCACTGCGGATCTCACTGACACGATCCGGGAAGCGTCCATCCGGGAAACCCTGCATGCCATGCACATGGCCGCCGAGCCCGGAGCCATCAAGGCGGTGCTGCGTCCGAGCTTTATTCAGGGCCTGGGCGCCCTGATGCCGGATCTGACCAAAAAACGGGCCATGGATACCATGTGCCGGCTGCTTGGCGAGGCGGAAAAACTGCGCCTGATCGTATGCGTGGAAAACCTGTTTCCCCGCTCCCTTTCCCTGGTGCGGCCAGAGGATTTTGACGCGGTGTTCAATGCATTTCCCAACGCACAGCTGACCCTGGATACGTGCCATGCCCACATCCAGAGCGAAACCGAGCGCATTCTGGTTTTCATCAAACGCTTTGCCAGTCGTATCGGCCATGTCCATGCCAGCGACAACCGGGGCCGCGATGATGACCATCTTCCCATCGGGGCCGGTACCATTGATTTTGCCGAAGTGGTCAAGGCATTTAAGCAGATCGGATACAACAAAACCATTACCCTTGAGGTCTTTGCCAAAGATCGGGATTATCTGCGCATCAGCCGCGACAAGCTCCGGGAGATATTTGCAGGGCCATGATCCGGTCTGTGTTGAAACGGCCGCTTGACAAAGCCTCCGGCTTCGGTCTTTCGGGGGGCTTTTCATCGGTGGTGTACGACGCGGCCCTGGCTCTCTGGCCCGGATAATCGGGCGCTCTGGGATTGGATATCGGGCATCTTTCCGGACTGGTAGCATCTGCTGGCATGGGATTGACACTGACCCTGGTCCGGCGGGTAAGCTTGAAAAACAGTTCATTGACGCTCATATTTTACGTCGGTGTAACGGGCATGATCGTCAGCTTTGTCCCCCTGTTTTCACCGAACGTGGGGTTTTGGGTTCCGCTGCCGGGACTGGCCTGGTTGGGGGGCATCGGCTTGTTTGCCGTGCTGGCCCATATTGTCACCAAAAAGGCCCTGGGATTGATTCAGGGACCCGGACGGGTCCCTGCTTCGGCGTAAACCGCGGTCAACAGGGGGCGCACATATCCCCGGGGCCAAAGGATGCATTAACGGCATAACAAGGGACAGGGGAAGACAGGTGTGCGAATTCTCAGTTACCGGCGTAAAGGCCTCCAAGCCGTTTGCATGAAACCCAATCATTGTTATAATAAAATTATAAAAAGCAAAGTCCAGATCTTTTGCTTTTCAACCAACGAGTTCGGCAACAGGCTCGGGGGATTTGACATGCCTGTAAGGATTGCCGTATTGGGAGCTGGTCCGGGCGGTTTGTTTGCAGCTGTCCGCGCAGCCCGGTTAAATGCCAAGGTGACCCTGGTGGAAGCCGATGCCCTTGGGGGCACCTGCCTGAACCGGGGATGCATTCCCTCCAAGGTGATGCGGGAGGCCGGCGCATTGATGGCTGATTGCCGGCGTTTCAGCAAATTCGGCGTGCGCCTGCCGGGGCCTCCTGAAATTGACATGCCGCAGCTCAGTGCCCGGAGACAGGAAGTTGTTTCCGCCCAGGCCAAGGGGGTCGCCCGAATTCTGGATAAGCTCGGAATCCGGGTAGTAAGCGGCCGCGGCTTTATTGAAGGCCCCTGCAAGCTCACGGTTACGCAGGCAGACGGCAGTAAGCAAACCGTGCAGTGGGATCGCCTGATTATTGCCGCGGGAGCCTGTCCACGGCCGCTACCCGGAATTCCGTTTGACGGCGAGCGCATCATTTCCAGCACAAATGCCCTCTGCCTTGAGACCGTGCCAAAATCGCTGGTGATTGCCGGCGGCGGTGTCGTTGGCTGCGAGTTTGCCACGATTTTTTCAGCTCTGGGCAGCCGGGTGACCCTTGTTGAAGCCATGGACAGACTGCTTCCGCTTCCGCTTATTGACGAAACCTGTTCCAAAACCCTTTTGCGCGAATTTAAAAAGCAGAAAATCACATGCTGCCTCGGCCGGATAGTGGACTCCATTCAGGAAACAGATCAGGGGGTGGATGTGACCATCCGCGACTCTCCGTTTGTGCAGCAGCGTCAGCCGCAGCCGAGTACCGGCGCCTCCGCGGAAAAACTGCTGGTTTGCATCGGACGAACACCCGTGTTATCTGGCATGGGCCTGGAAAATCTCGGGGTGGAAATCGATGATCAGGGTTGGATCAAGGCTGATTCCCGGATGGAGACCTCTGTGAAAAACGTCTATGCCGTGGGCGACGTGCTGGGACCGGATAAATTGATGCTCGCCTATGTTGCCTCCAAGGAGGGCATGACAGCAGCAGAAAACGCCCTTGGAGAGGACCGGCAAATGAGCTATGAAGCTGTCCCCAATGTGGTCTTTACCCTGCCTGAGGTGGCCAATGTCGGGTTGACCCGGGGGCAGGCAGCAGATGCGGGCTATGCGGTGGAAACTGAAACAGTGCTGTTCCGAAGCCTTGGTAAACCGCAGGTGACCGGCAACATTACCGGCCAGGCCCAGGTGGTCTTTGACACCGGAAGCGAGCAGATACTCGGGGTGCACATTGTCGGCCCCAAGGCCACTGATATCATCCCCGAGGCCACCCTGGCAGTAAAAAGCCATGCCACGGTGAGAGATCTGGCCAATACCATGCACGGCCATCCCACCCATGCGGAAATCATGGAAGAGCTGGCGGCCAAGGCCATCGGGCGTGCGGTTTACGGGTAGCGGGTTGCTTCTCAGGCCGGGTACCCGGAAAAGGAGTTACGGATATGTCACCGGAGCCGAAGCAAACCCCGCTTTTTCAACGGCACCGGCAATTGGGTGCCAACTTCTCCGTTTTCGGCGGCTATCGTATGCCACTGTGGTATCGCTCCGGCGCCAAAACCGAGCACCTTGCCGTTATATGCCGGGCCGGATTGTTTGATACCAGCCACATGGCTGCCCTCCGCGTAAGCGGCCCCGAGGCCCTGGGCTTGCTTCAGCAGTGCTGCACCCGGGACCTGGAGCGCTGTTTCGGCAGGGACAAACGTCCCCTTATGCCCGGGGGCACCGCATACGGCGCCTATCTCAACGAAAGCGGCGGCGTGATCGACGATACCCTGATTTACCAATTGGCCCACCAGGATTACCTCTCGGTGGTAAACGCCGGGCAGGGCGCACTGGTATCCGATCATCTGCGTACGGCCGCCGGCAACAGCCGCCTTGATGTCACCGACCTGACAGACCAAATGGGAAAACTGGATCTGCAGGGACCGGCCTCGGTTGCCATTCTCATCAAGACCCTGGAAAATCCCGGCAATGTCCTGGAGGGTTTGTCGTTTTTTTCCTTCAAGGTGGATCCGGAGCTTTTTCCGGGTTCGCAGACCCGGGTGCGTCTGGGCGAAAATATTCCCCTCATGCTCTCGCGCAGCGGGTATACCGGAGAGATGGGTTTTGAGCTGTTTGTCAGGCCGCAGGATCTGACCACCGCATGGGACTATTTGCTTGCAGCAGGCCAAAAGGAAGAACTCATATCCTGCGGGCTGGCTGCCCGGGATTCCTTGCGCACCGGTGCGGGTTTGCCCCTGTCCCACCAGGATATCGGCGACTGGCCCTTTATCCATCATCCCTGGCACATTGCGCTTCCGTTTTCCCCGGACGGCACCGGCTTTACAAAGCAGTTTATTGGAAGCCGGGCGCTTCTGGATCCTGACCGGCATTTTTATACCTGTGCCTTTGTGGGCTATGATCTGCGGAAAATTACGGTGTCGGAAACAGCTCCCCCGCAGGTCCTGGATTCGGCCGGAAAGTCCGTGGGCATTGTTTTGACATGTGTTACGGATATGGCCATTGGCCGCGACAGCGGCGGCCGCGTCTACAGCGTGCGCAGCCCGGGCAAACCCCAGGGATTTGAGCCGCGGGGATTGTGCTGCGGCTTCCTAAGACTGGATCGGCCGCCGGAAACCGGGGAACTGGTATCCTTAAATGACGGCCGGCGAAAGGTCAAGGCGGAACTCACCCGGGATATCCGGCCTGATCGCAGCGCCGGATGGGATATCAACCGAATCATAGAGGAGTTCTCATGAGACCAGTGGACGAATTGATACTGCCGGATGATGTTGGGTATACCGAAAACCATGAATGGGCCAGAAAGGACGGGTCCGCGATGGTGGCGGGTATTACCGATTATGCCCAGGAGGAACTGGGCGACATCGTTTACGTGGAATTGCCCGAAATCGGGCAGAGCTTTGAAAAAGGTGCGGAATTCGGTACGGTGGAGTCAGTTAAGGCTGTGGCGGAACTTTACATGCCGGTTGCCGGAGAGATTGCCGGTACCAACCCGGAACTGGAAAACCGGCCGGACCTGGTCAATGAAGACCCCTATGGCCGGGGCTGGCTGGTTATGATCAGGCCTGCAGACCCCGGGGAAATGCAATCCCTGATGGATAAAGCCACCTATTACAATCTGTTAAAAGGACTCTAATCATGCGATACCTGCCACATACAGATTCCGATATCGCGGCCATGCTCAAGGTGATCGGCGCAGGCAGCACGGATGATTTGTTTGCCAACATTCCGGAAGCCGTCCGTAGCGGCAGAAAGATGGATCTGCCGCCGGCAATGAGCGAATGGGACCTGCGCGCCCGCATGGAAGCCCTTGCC harbors:
- a CDS encoding DUF3237 domain-containing protein; the protein is MELIGPTPEGLKVHVYVTGGEVFGPNIQGEILPVGGDWLTIRPDGVGLLNVRATMNTEDGALIYTFYTGMTDFGENPYEKLLKGEVSQEESHVRCRPVLLTAHPDYTWLNRIFCLGIGRISADRSAIICDMYAVK
- the gcvH gene encoding glycine cleavage system protein GcvH, giving the protein MRPVDELILPDDVGYTENHEWARKDGSAMVAGITDYAQEELGDIVYVELPEIGQSFEKGAEFGTVESVKAVAELYMPVAGEIAGTNPELENRPDLVNEDPYGRGWLVMIRPADPGEMQSLMDKATYYNLLKGL
- a CDS encoding S1 family peptidase, whose protein sequence is MRKIALLISFFVFFLSPAGAKDYPQVFQIVADDCSQGPRRVQTGFLAEGYDGILTALHGVVDCNIFHARPTVGDPVSGLEIVKVDVERDVALLGSDSFDVSDYSVLPVGPIPEQGDKLRVVGYPQALLDQHRIDLTLESNRKYLENLLPSNDQSLIQDLLIRASPAIGISILSLTGDIQPGHSGAPILDLKDRVIGIGNGGLKGGTVGIGWGIPIDSLDLVEKNDRQTRISTLRKQSLTLLFDITSAVELSFSAKPEMVKPGSEVILELSKKIKSGLVFLGDRGPLPKRTLDGGEKIIITVPGDMKSGFYHIEIRQGGMQILSENKVKVENWIDSFNFYIRPQNAKTGSDVTLHLNYPAPSRYFQIFIKGNYGRVDRKLYRKETLGGGRQIIVTIPDDIMDSKYYIELKSGRRSFTAPVYVDKPRSHRAPPAN
- the lpdA gene encoding dihydrolipoyl dehydrogenase — translated: MPVRIAVLGAGPGGLFAAVRAARLNAKVTLVEADALGGTCLNRGCIPSKVMREAGALMADCRRFSKFGVRLPGPPEIDMPQLSARRQEVVSAQAKGVARILDKLGIRVVSGRGFIEGPCKLTVTQADGSKQTVQWDRLIIAAGACPRPLPGIPFDGERIISSTNALCLETVPKSLVIAGGGVVGCEFATIFSALGSRVTLVEAMDRLLPLPLIDETCSKTLLREFKKQKITCCLGRIVDSIQETDQGVDVTIRDSPFVQQRQPQPSTGASAEKLLVCIGRTPVLSGMGLENLGVEIDDQGWIKADSRMETSVKNVYAVGDVLGPDKLMLAYVASKEGMTAAENALGEDRQMSYEAVPNVVFTLPEVANVGLTRGQAADAGYAVETETVLFRSLGKPQVTGNITGQAQVVFDTGSEQILGVHIVGPKATDIIPEATLAVKSHATVRDLANTMHGHPTHAEIMEELAAKAIGRAVYG
- a CDS encoding aminomethyl transferase family protein, whose protein sequence is MSPEPKQTPLFQRHRQLGANFSVFGGYRMPLWYRSGAKTEHLAVICRAGLFDTSHMAALRVSGPEALGLLQQCCTRDLERCFGRDKRPLMPGGTAYGAYLNESGGVIDDTLIYQLAHQDYLSVVNAGQGALVSDHLRTAAGNSRLDVTDLTDQMGKLDLQGPASVAILIKTLENPGNVLEGLSFFSFKVDPELFPGSQTRVRLGENIPLMLSRSGYTGEMGFELFVRPQDLTTAWDYLLAAGQKEELISCGLAARDSLRTGAGLPLSHQDIGDWPFIHHPWHIALPFSPDGTGFTKQFIGSRALLDPDRHFYTCAFVGYDLRKITVSETAPPQVLDSAGKSVGIVLTCVTDMAIGRDSGGRVYSVRSPGKPQGFEPRGLCCGFLRLDRPPETGELVSLNDGRRKVKAELTRDIRPDRSAGWDINRIIEEFS
- a CDS encoding sugar phosphate isomerase/epimerase family protein; the protein is MRAQKDDLCRALDGFGMELACHLPTFVPTADLTDTIREASIRETLHAMHMAAEPGAIKAVLRPSFIQGLGALMPDLTKKRAMDTMCRLLGEAEKLRLIVCVENLFPRSLSLVRPEDFDAVFNAFPNAQLTLDTCHAHIQSETERILVFIKRFASRIGHVHASDNRGRDDDHLPIGAGTIDFAEVVKAFKQIGYNKTITLEVFAKDRDYLRISRDKLREIFAGP